The Blautia luti nucleotide sequence GCTTGTTTAACCGGACTGTGAAACAGCCATCCGGTTATGAGCAGGCAGTGAAGCGGCAGAAAGAACAAAAAGTGAGGAGAAACCATGAACGTACCGAATCATATTGCGATCATCCTGGATGGCAACGGACGCTGGGCGAAAGCCAAGGGAATGCCCAGAAGCTACGGTCATATGAAGGGCTGCGCCAATCTGGAGACAGTCTGTGACTATATGAAAGAACTTGGAGTGAAATATGTAACTGTGTATGCTTTTTCCACAGAGAACTGGAAACGTTCCAAAGAAGAAGTAGACGGTCTGATGAAACTGTTCCGCAGTTATCTGAAAAAATGTATCAAGCTTGCAGACAAAAATAAAATGCGTGTCCGTGTGATCGGGGAAATCTCTGCATTTGACCAGGATATTCAGGACAGCATTGTGAAACTGGAAGAGTATTCATACAAATACGATGAGATCTATTTTCAGATTGCCTTAAATTACGGAAGCAGGGATGAGATCCTCAGAGGAATCCGGAAGCTGACACAGGATGCTGTGGACGGTAAAGTGAAGCCTGAGGAAATCGATGAGCATACATTTGACAGTTATCTGGATACAGCAGGGATCCCGGATCCGGATCTGATGATCCGTACAAGCGGAGAACTGCGTCTATCCAATTTCCTGTTATGGCAGATGGCATATACAGAATTTTATTTCACAGAAGTGGCGTGGCCTGATTTCAATAAAGCAGAGCTGATCAAGGCCATCGAGAAATATAATCAGAGAGACCGGAGATACGGCGGGGTAAAGGAGGAATAAAAGATGTTTAAGACAAGACTCTTAAGCGGAATCCTGCTGGTGATCATCGCTCTGGCAACGATCATAAGCGGCGGATATGTTTTGTTTTTTACGCTTCTGGCGGTTTCACTGATCGGAATGCGTGAGCTGTATAAGGCTATGAAGGTGCAGGACGAGAAGGCAAATCTTCTGGTATATGCCGGATATGCAGGTGCAGCGATTTATTATGTGGCAGTTCTGCTTGACTTCGGGAGATATGGAACTCTGGCCATCATCTTCGGCCTGGTGCTGATCATGTTTGTCTATGTGTTTACTTATCCTGAATTTGAAGCGAAGCAGGTAATGCCGGCGATGTTCGGAATCGTTTATGTGGCAGTGATGCTGTCCTTTATTTGCCTGACAAGAGCACTTCCGGGAGGAAAATTCCATGTATGGCTGATCTTCTTATGTTCCTGGGGTTGCGATACCTGTGCATACTGCGTGGGAATGCTCATCGGCAAACATAAGATGGCTCCTGTACTCAGTCCGAAGAAATCTGTAGAGGGAGCCGTTGGCGGTGTAGCGGGCGCTGCACTTCTGGGTGTGATCTATGCAGCTGCAACCCAGGGACCGATTCTGAAATATGCAGTGATCTGCGCTGTGGGAGCACTGATCTCCATGGTAGGAGACCTAGCTGCTTCTGCCATCAAGAGAAATCAGGGGATCAAGGATTACGGGAAACTGATACCAGGACATGGAGGAATCCTGGACCGGTTTGACAGTGTGATCTTTACTGCACCGGTGATCTATTTCCTGTCTGTGATAATGATAGAGGTATAAAAGATGAAAAAAATTGCAATTTTGGGATCAACTGGATCCATCGGAACTCAGACACTGGATGTGGTTCGTGCCAATGAGGATCTGGAAGTAGTGGGACTTTCCGCAGGAAGCAATGTGGAGAAGCTGGAAGAGCAGATCAGGGAATTTCGCCCGAAACTGGTGGCAGTCTGGAAGGACGAAGCTGCCAGAGATCTGGCTGTAAGAGTGAAGGATCTGAATGTAAAGATCGTAAGCGGGATGGGAGGACTGATCGAGCTTGCCCGGATGAAAGAGTCTGATATTCTGGTAACTGCCATTGTGGGAATGATCGGTATCCGCCCGACCATGGAAGGAATCCTGGCAGGAAAGGACATTGCCCTCGCAAACAAAGAAACACTGGTAACAGCCGGACATCTTATTATGCCGCTGGCAAAAGAGTGCAGAGTAAACATCCTTCCTGTGGACAGTGAACACAGTGCCATTTTCCAGGCACTTCACGGAGAGAAAAGAGCGGAAGTCCATAAACTGCTTATCACGGCATCCGGCGGTCCTTTCAGAGGAAAGAAAACCAGAGATCTGGAGAAAGTTACCCTGGAGGATACGTTAAAGCATCCGAACTGGGTAATGGGCCAGAAGATCACTGTGGATTCTGCGACTCTGGTAAATAAAGGTCTGGAAGTTATGGAAGCCAGATGGCTCTTCGATGTGGATCTGGATCATATCCAGGTGGTTGTACAGCCTCAGAGCATCATTCATTCTATGGTGGAATTTAAGGACGGTGCAGTGATGGCGCAGCTTGGAACTCCGGATATGCGCCTGCCGATCCAGTATGCACTGTGTTATCCTGAACGTAGATATCTGGCGGGAGACAGACTGGATTTCCATATGTTAAAGCAGATCACTTTCGAGGAACCGGACAGAGAAACATTTAAGGGACTGCCTATGGCAATCGAAGCATCTGCCAGAGGCGGCAGTATGCCGACGGTCTTTAATGCTGCCAATGAGCTGGCTGTACGGAAATTCCTGCAGCGCAAGATTGGATTTCTGGATATTTATGAGATTATCGGGCAGTCTATGAGCAGACATACAGTAACAGAGAATCCGGATCTGGATCAGATCCTGGAGATTGAGAAAGAAACTTATCAATGGATCGAAAGCAGGTGGTAGATTGAAGATCATTATTGCAATTATCATATTCAGTGCAATTATCCTGTTTCATGAACTGGGTCATTTTCTTCTGGCAAAGAAAAACAAGATCGTAGTTACAGAATTTTCCCTGGGAATGGGACCAAGGCTCCTGAGTACAGAGAGAAACGGAACCAGATATTCCCTGAAACTTCTGCCTATCGGCGGTTCCTGTGCAATGCTGGGGGAAGATACGGACGAAGAAGACGAACCGGGGACTTTTAACAGTGCTCCGGTAGGGGGCAGGATCGCAGTGGTGGCTGCAGGACCTGTATTTAATTTCATCATGGCGTTTGTGCTGTCCGTGATCATTGTAGGCATGGTGGGATATGAACCATCTACGGTACTTTCTGTGAAGGAAGGATCAGCAGCGGAAGCGGCAGGCCTGAAAGAGGGAGATGTGATCACCAGTTATCAGGGATATCATGTTGATCTGGGAAAAGACATCTATGTGTATTCCTACATGAATGAACTGAAAGAAGGAGATACTGTCAGGCTTACCGTGAAACGTGACGGAGAGAAGAAGGAGATCTCTTATCAGTCAGATACAAATGTCAGATACCTTCTGGGATGTAATTTCAAAGGAGACGACACTACGGCCATGACAGTGGAATCCGTGATGGAGGGCATGCCTCTGGATGATGCTGGTGTGAAGGAAGGAGATGTGATCACTTCCATCAATGGTGTGAAGATCGGGAATGCCCAGGATTATCAGGATTACATCAAGGAGAACCCTCTGACCGGAGATCCGGTAGAACTGACATACACCAGGGACGGCCTGGAATATCATGCATCCATCACTCCGAAGGAGTACAGGACTGCAGATTCCGGATTTACCTATAATATATACTGCCAGAAGGCCAAAGGACTGGACGTGATCCGCTATGGCGCAGTGGAAGTGAAGTATATGATCCGCACTAC carries:
- a CDS encoding phosphatidate cytidylyltransferase; the protein is MFKTRLLSGILLVIIALATIISGGYVLFFTLLAVSLIGMRELYKAMKVQDEKANLLVYAGYAGAAIYYVAVLLDFGRYGTLAIIFGLVLIMFVYVFTYPEFEAKQVMPAMFGIVYVAVMLSFICLTRALPGGKFHVWLIFLCSWGCDTCAYCVGMLIGKHKMAPVLSPKKSVEGAVGGVAGAALLGVIYAAATQGPILKYAVICAVGALISMVGDLAASAIKRNQGIKDYGKLIPGHGGILDRFDSVIFTAPVIYFLSVIMIEV
- the dxr gene encoding 1-deoxy-D-xylulose-5-phosphate reductoisomerase, which gives rise to MKKIAILGSTGSIGTQTLDVVRANEDLEVVGLSAGSNVEKLEEQIREFRPKLVAVWKDEAARDLAVRVKDLNVKIVSGMGGLIELARMKESDILVTAIVGMIGIRPTMEGILAGKDIALANKETLVTAGHLIMPLAKECRVNILPVDSEHSAIFQALHGEKRAEVHKLLITASGGPFRGKKTRDLEKVTLEDTLKHPNWVMGQKITVDSATLVNKGLEVMEARWLFDVDLDHIQVVVQPQSIIHSMVEFKDGAVMAQLGTPDMRLPIQYALCYPERRYLAGDRLDFHMLKQITFEEPDRETFKGLPMAIEASARGGSMPTVFNAANELAVRKFLQRKIGFLDIYEIIGQSMSRHTVTENPDLDQILEIEKETYQWIESRW
- a CDS encoding isoprenyl transferase, which produces MNVPNHIAIILDGNGRWAKAKGMPRSYGHMKGCANLETVCDYMKELGVKYVTVYAFSTENWKRSKEEVDGLMKLFRSYLKKCIKLADKNKMRVRVIGEISAFDQDIQDSIVKLEEYSYKYDEIYFQIALNYGSRDEILRGIRKLTQDAVDGKVKPEEIDEHTFDSYLDTAGIPDPDLMIRTSGELRLSNFLLWQMAYTEFYFTEVAWPDFNKAELIKAIEKYNQRDRRYGGVKEE
- the rseP gene encoding RIP metalloprotease RseP, which gives rise to MKIIIAIIIFSAIILFHELGHFLLAKKNKIVVTEFSLGMGPRLLSTERNGTRYSLKLLPIGGSCAMLGEDTDEEDEPGTFNSAPVGGRIAVVAAGPVFNFIMAFVLSVIIVGMVGYEPSTVLSVKEGSAAEAAGLKEGDVITSYQGYHVDLGKDIYVYSYMNELKEGDTVRLTVKRDGEKKEISYQSDTNVRYLLGCNFKGDDTTAMTVESVMEGMPLDDAGVKEGDVITSINGVKIGNAQDYQDYIKENPLTGDPVELTYTRDGLEYHASITPKEYRTADSGFTYNIYCQKAKGLDVIRYGAVEVKYMIRTTVLSLKELCTGKLGVKDLSGPVGVVDAIGTTYEQSKSEGTVMLWMNMLNMAVLLSANLGVMNLLPFPALDGGRLVFLVVEAVRRKPINRQIEGMVHFAGLMLLMVLMVVVMYNDIVRIF